The genomic stretch TTGGGGAGCCCCATTGGTGTAAGGTTGTTATCCGGTTTGGGGACAGTCTTGCGTATGCGAATCTGGGAAACTCTTTTAGACCGGTGTCCTGGCTGAGCAGATGTCTCTGAATCATAAAGCCCCacctatacaaacacacataacaATAATCAATTTCTCAATCCCATCTGAAAGATCGATACTGGGGCAGAACCGATCCTCATTTCCCTCTAGGCGGCAAACTCACACTTCCTCCTTCTCAAGCTGGCCGTGACCAATGTGAATATTCCCTCCGGTCTTTGTATATTTTGTTGTGATCGgactctgctggccattgtAGCCAGGTGTCATCATATCTCCACTATCTGTATCTGtcatttcaaaattaaaagCCCCCTGTGAAGTTTTCATAAAAGCCGAAAGCGGCAGCTGAACCGAGAAAAACTGTGGTTTTCATTTTTTGTGACTGTGAATATTAAGGTACACGACCACTTCAAAGTGGTCTGGGGATTACGattcttgttttgaaatgttctATTTTTACTCTTGCAGTGCTGTATTAGGATTATTATGGAACTTTAAAGGAGCTTTTCAAAGACactttttcataaaaaaaaaaaatatataatataataataataatgataataaataaataagtaagtagCTTGGATGCAGGCAATTTCTTTCTTAATACAATATATTGAGTGTCAAGCAGATACACTGGactaattttaataaatataatgtaaaatataagtaACAGATTGGGACTCTGTATCAGTAGATACTCAATATTAAAAGACTCAGATCAggaacaggcaaaaaaaaaaaacttgatcaGGACATCACTAATAACAGTGCATTATCAGAAACATGACTTGAACTTGCATTTTTCTCATTCTAATCATTTTAGCATAATCTTTTAAATTCAAAATGTTATGGGAagtattgaaatatattttcatagtAATGTAATCATGAATGCCTGTCACAATACACAGTTAAAATTCATCAAAAGGCAACTCAACCTATATTACATCTGACAGCTGGCAGCAAAGCTTCTTACCAGGGGAGAAGATACCTGTTTACTTTCCTTGGAGGAACTCCTACTGTGAAGGCAAGGGTGCTTAACATCTGCAACACTGATGGCAAAATTTTGCACTGGCTCAGTGGGGGGCCTATCCAAACATTTGGGACTGGAGCCATGTTGTACAGGGTGAACAGTGTTCCACTCTGAAGTCAGAAGAACCTTTGTGAGCCGACGTGGGGATGACGGTAAGGAAGAATTcctgtaaaaattaaaatggcAATAAAGAGCCAAACATAAAGCAACCATATATCTAGAGTCTAATGCCAGAATTCAATCCTGTAATGGCTATTGTCTACGtttcattaattttatttatgaaaatgtgAATTTATAATTCACTTTATatgttatttaaataacaaaacCCATGCGCAGTGATTCAATTGGGCATTTCATGTAACATGTTAAAGGCAGTTTGTTAATTTCAGTCGCATTATTACTAGGGACTATGTTAATAGCTCTCCCACAAGCAAATTTTATTataatcaatataaaaaaatttgattaaaaaaaaaaaaaaaaacaaacaaaaaaaatctctatATCAAAGACCACACTGTATATAGTCCCTGATATTCATTTGCAACAGTCTACTGTGCAAATGGGAAATTTGCCCACCGTGCTGAAGCCTTTTTCCTGCTGGGAGAAGCCTCTTGACTCGATCGTCGGGCATAGCTAGCAATGCAATAAAGATGAGGATCAGATCATCAgtacttaatttttttaaaacccaagcAGCATGCAGGCACTGTTCTATAAAAACTCAAAGTACAAGGTGCGTTATACCTTTTTCAAAAGAATTCAGTTAAACTATTTATGCTTAAActgctattaaaaaaaaaaactatcatTAGGTGACTCATTTAGTCATACACATTCATAGCTCTAGAAATGATTTCACAAGCAATGTCAGCAATATGGCAGTAAAGCAAGACAGATGTAAAAGCTAAAAGTAGCAGTGGGTTTAGGCATTTTTTCCATAGCATATGTTACATTTTCATGcaatataaatgaatgataaataataattatcttGACAACTCACCAGTGATCATTATCAAGACCTGGTGGACCAGTGCAGTCAACCAAGGGTCGAAGAGGATGACATGTGCTCTGCTCTACAATTTGTCTCATGACCATTTTAACAGAACATTGTGAGAAAGATGTGAGAGGGCAGCTGAGGCATCTGTGGCGAAACCAGAATCTGAAGGAAGCAGGAGAAGACATAGCCAAAACCGTGCTAAGACCTGCCCCAGAGAAGTTTCCTTTGCTTAAAATTGATATTGGGAAACGGGTGACAGCCTGAAACTCTTGTGTCAAATTTGGATGTTGTGCAGCATCTATGTTCACTAGCCTTTGAAGAGATGGAGCATGAAAAGTTTGGACCAGAGCTCCACTCTGTGAGAAAAATGGTTGAGTAGTTTCTTCTAACATCACCAGAGGTTGCCAGGGCTTGGATGGGTCTAATTCTGGAAAGGTGAGAGACAAACCATCAGGAGCTTTCTGTAAAGTCCAGCTACAAGCATAACGGTTCTTTCTACAGTGATGTTTGAACTTAGATCCAGCCCTCCTGTAAACAGTCCGGGTTGAGACAACATCAGTAGAGGGGCTGAATGGCATCAAGCGGCAAGCAGTGTCCGAGAGCTCCTTCAAAAGTTTACTAATACTGTGGTAAGACAATATTCCTGGTTGAAGTATCTTTGACAACCCATTCTTGGGAGTGGGCCATTTTGAGTCGGTTAGTGGCAAAAGTAGTTTCCTTGTTGTTTGGTAAGCATTATATGAGTTCACAGATGGCACCACTGAAGTGACTAACAAGTGATGAGAATTTGGTACAAGAACTGGAAATTTACCATGGTTGGGGAATTTTATCCTTAAATAGGGAATTGTACCATTCCTTGAGAAATTTTGTAAACTCATATGCTTAGATATTTCTTTCAGTTTCTTGCCATATTCCTTTGAGCCTTTTTCAGCACTTGGACTCAAAGTGTCTCCAACAGAAGCAAGCAATACCTCATCTGATGCTGCTCCGCCATCTAAGAGTGTAAGGCCCTTCTTGAACAAAGGCAAATCAGATTTGGTCTCATTTTGTCCATTAGCCAGACAAGTAATCAAGTGAACACAATTAGTCTTAAGTTTGTTAGCAGTAGTTTGTGACCCTAGCTGTTCAGCTGGAGAGTGGGCAATCTGGGTAATGCAATTGGACCCAATTTCATCCGAATCTTTTGTGGAATGTGACAACAGAGCCAGCTGACCAGCAGAAACTGTCAGCTGGTCTGCTGTTTCTGAAGATGAACAAATGGCACTACCATTCAAGTCCCTGGAACAGTCAGTATCCTCAGCAGTGAAAGAAGGCAAATTTGGTTGTGTTGatttctgtaaacacacacaagatgCAACATATTCACAATGACATGGTGGTCCCGCCTCCAACCCTTCAGTGGAGTAGGGTTTTGAAGAGCACTGTAGACCCTGGGAGAAGCTATTGTCTGTGTTACTttgcacagaaatacacagtgaTCTTGAAACAATGTGTCTAGGCTCATTTTCCAGTCCTGTGTCTAGCTCTTGAAAGCCTGGAACAGACGtgttgttgttctgcatacacTCACTTTGCCCTGAAGAAGTTTCTGCATGTCTGATGTCAAGAGGACTGTCTTGAGAAGAAATTATTGTTGTCCATGGATGCACAATGCCCTTACTTGCTTTAGGAGAGACTGTAAGGGCAACAGTGTTGAATCTCTGTGAGATTTCAATGCCATCCTTTCGTTCATCTGAGCCCTTGTGTTCTACTTCCATATTCGGATCTTGACACTTTGAAATGTGCGAGTAGTCATCCTGCAAAAGCTCACACTGTGCTGAAGATTCTTCCTCGTGTCCAGGTAAATTTTTATCAAACACTATGGAGCTTGGACCCTCTGTGTTTTCATCAAGATCAGGACGGCAGGGAGAGGACACCATTGTTGTCAATGAATATACAGTAACCTTACTTTCTTCAGGAGTTTCTGTACATGTAACAGagctgacactctgagaagagGCTTTGGAGATTTCAGTGTCTTCTTTTGGCTCATCTGAAACCTTTTctgtgggaaaaaaacacattatcaGTAATAGCCCTAATACCATGGGTATTACTTAGGGAAAGGCGGTACATTTTTCATACTGTCATACCGTATCAAAATATTACCACGGTATACGATATTATcatggggtgggtgggggtgtgCACTGTCAGGCTGCATGGGTCTCATATCTGTGAGCTGAGGCGAGTGAAGGATTTGGGGAGTGGGGTGTAGCACTCGGCTCCCAGAGCTCCCACAGCGCTCCCTCTTTTTgactcttaaatgcacatgaattaattcattcgcCATGTACTTAACTTAGTCGGAAACAggacagaaatttgacacatcaCACATCCCCACTTTGAAATACAGCAGTACCCAACCCAAGAAATATTGTAACCTGACATATTGACAGTTAGCCCTGTGTCCTGTATTCACCTTTATCATTTCAATTCAGCAAAACTGGACGGCTGTTTTGCA from Hoplias malabaricus isolate fHopMal1 chromosome 2, fHopMal1.hap1, whole genome shotgun sequence encodes the following:
- the wu:fi75a02 gene encoding uncharacterized protein wu:fi75a02 isoform X3; translated protein: MPSSATGANPQPSLYQDLLLMSCRETKSRDIGSEGMLYSLPDAQTQDNGPLCLETEREFTQTSSELKGSALGINPGPNNTCFQAATEEVSMVKTRGWEPPTFPPAPPAGPTGEQLGALERFLVAHQTEMKRLLTGALGSLSQRLEAVEQRMEQLHAQSTTHGKSLSLLHSEMNNLHKDIIQGSSRTLLKGNVRPASTCEKVSDEPKEDTEISKASSQSVSSVTCTETPEESKVTVYSLTTMVSSPCRPDLDENTEGPSSIVFDKNLPGHEEESSAQCELLQDDYSHISKCQDPNMEVEHKGSDERKDGIEISQRFNTVALTVSPKASKGIVHPWTTIISSQDSPLDIRHAETSSGQSECMQNNNTSVPGFQELDTGLENEPRHIVSRSLCISVQSNTDNSFSQGLQCSSKPYSTEGLEAGPPCHCEYVASCVCLQKSTQPNLPSFTAEDTDCSRDLNGSAICSSSETADQLTVSAGQLALLSHSTKDSDEIGSNCITQIAHSPAEQLGSQTTANKLKTNCVHLITCLANGQNETKSDLPLFKKGLTLLDGGAASDEVLLASVGDTLSPSAEKGSKEYGKKLKEISKHMSLQNFSRNGTIPYLRIKFPNHGKFPVLVPNSHHLLVTSVVPSVNSYNAYQTTRKLLLPLTDSKWPTPKNGLSKILQPGILSYHSISKLLKELSDTACRLMPFSPSTDVVSTRTVYRRAGSKFKHHCRKNRYACSWTLQKAPDGLSLTFPELDPSKPWQPLVMLEETTQPFFSQSGALVQTFHAPSLQRLVNIDAAQHPNLTQEFQAVTRFPISILSKGNFSGAGLSTVLAMSSPASFRFWFRHRCLSCPLTSFSQCSVKMVMRQIVEQSTCHPLRPLVDCTGPPGLDNDHCYARRSSQEASPSRKKASARNSSLPSSPRRLTKVLLTSEWNTVHPVQHGSSPKCLDRPPTEPVQNFAISVADVKHPCLHSRSSSKVGLYDSETSAQPGHRSKRVSQIRIRKTVPKPDNNLTPMGLPKPKRLKKKEFSLEEIYTNKNYKSPTPNRSLETIFEEPKEKNGTLVCIGQQKRKRVLDFPDFTLPRKRRAKANLTSLRMKGPRGRARRGKNEDADLDVMLIERLSELEEFFSRQGLED
- the wu:fi75a02 gene encoding uncharacterized protein wu:fi75a02 isoform X2; translation: MPSSATGANPQPSLYQDLLLMSCRETKSRDIGSEGMLYSLPDAQTQDNGPLCLETEREFTQTSSELKGSALGINPGPNNTCFQAATEEVSMVKTRGWEPPTFPPAPPAGPTGEQLGALERFLVAHQTEMKRLLTGALGSLSQRLEAVEQRMEQLHAQSTTHGKSLSLLHSEMNNLHKDIIQGSSRTLLKGNVRPASTCEKVSDEPKEDTEISKASSQSVSSVTCTETPEESKVTVYSLTTMVSSPCRPDLDENTEGPSSIVFDKNLPGHEEESSAQCELLQDDYSHISKCQDPNMEVEHKGSDERKDGIEISQRFNTVALTVSPKASKGIVHPWTTIISSQDSPLDIRHAETSSGQSECMQNNNTSVPGFQELDTGLENEPRHIVSRSLCISVQSNTDNSFSQGLQCSSKPYSTEGLEAGPPCHCEYVASCVCLQKSTQPNLPSFTAEDTDCSRDLNGSAICSSSETADQLTVSAGQLALLSHSTKDSDEIGSNCITQIAHSPAEQLGSQTTANKLKTNCVHLITCLANGQNETKSDLPLFKKGLTLLDGGAASDEVLLASVGDTLSPSAEKGSKEYGKKLKEISKHMSLQNFSRNGTIPYLRIKFPNHGKFPVLVPNSHHLLVTSVVPSVNSYNAYQTTRKLLLPLTDSKWPTPKNGLSKILQPGILSYHSISKLLKELSDTACRLMPFSPSTDVVSTRTVYRRAGSKFKHHCRKNRYACSWTLQKAPDGLSLTFPELDPSKPWQPLVMLEETTQPFFSQSGALVQTFHAPSLQRLVNIDAAQHPNLTQEFQAVTRFPISILSKGNFSGAGLSTVLAMSSPASFRFWFRHRCLSCPLTSFSQCSVKMVMRQIVEQSTCHPLRPLVDCTGPPGLDNDHCYARRSSQEASPSRKKASARNSSLPSSPRRLTKVLLTSEWNTVHPVQHGSSPKCLDRPPTEPVQNFAISVADVKHPCLHSRSSSKESKQVGLYDSETSAQPGHRSKRVSQIRIRKTVPKPDNNLTPMGLPKPKRLKKKEFSLEEIYTNKNYKSPTPNRSLETIFEEPKEKNGTLVCIGQQKRKRVLDFPDFTLPRKRRAKANLTSLRMKGPRGRARRGKNEDADLDVMLIERLSELEEFFSRQGLED
- the wu:fi75a02 gene encoding uncharacterized protein wu:fi75a02 isoform X4 is translated as MPSSATGANPQPSLYQDLLLMSCRETKSRDIGSEGMLYSLPDAQTQDNGPLCLETEREFTQTSSELKGSALGINPGPNNTCFQAATEEVSMVKTRGWEPPTFPPAPPAGPTGEQLGALERFLVAHQTEMKRLLTGALGSLSQRLEAVEQRMEQLHAQSTTHGKSLSLLHSEMNNLHKDIIQGSSRTLLKGNVRPASTCEKVSDEPKEDTEISKASSQSVSSVTCTETPEESKVTVYSLTTMVSSPCRPDLDENTEGPSSIVFDKNLPGHEEESSAQCELLQDDYSHISKCQDPNMEVEHKGSDERKDGIEISQRFNTVALTVSPKASKGIVHPWTTIISSQDSPLDIRHAETSSGQSECMQNNNTSVPGFQELDTGLENEPRHIVSRSLCISVQSNTDNSFSQGLQCSSKPYSTEGLEAGPPCHCEYVASCVCLQKSTQPNLPSFTAEDTDCSRDLNGSAICSSSETADQLTVSAGQLALLSHSTKDSDEIGSNCITQIAHSPAEQLGSQTTANKLKTNCVHLITCLANGQNETKSDLPLFKKGLTLLDGGAASDEVLLASVGDTLSPSAEKGSKEYGKKLKEISKHMSLQNFSRNGTIPYLRIKFPNHGKFPVLVPNSHHLLVTSVVPSVNSYNAYQTTRKLLLPLTDSKWPTPKNGLSKILQPGILSYHSISKLLKELSDTACRLMPFSPSTDVVSTRTVYRRAGSKFKHHCRKNRYACSWTLQKAPDGLSLTFPELDPSKPWQPLVMLEETTQPFFSQSGALVQTFHAPSLQRLVNIDAAQHPNLTQEFQAVTRFPISILSKGNFSGAGLSTVLAMSSPASFRFWFRHRCLSCPLTSFSQCSVKMVMRQIVEQSTCHPLRPLVDCTGPPGLDNDHWNSSLPSSPRRLTKVLLTSEWNTVHPVQHGSSPKCLDRPPTEPVQNFAISVADVKHPCLHSRSSSKESKQVSSPLVGLYDSETSAQPGHRSKRVSQIRIRKTVPKPDNNLTPMGLPKPKRLKKKEFSLEEIYTNKNYKSPTPNRSLETIFEEPKEKNGTLVCIGQQKRKRVLDFPDFTLPRKRRAKANLTSLRMKGPRGRARRGKNEDADLDVMLIERLSELEEFFSRQGLED
- the wu:fi75a02 gene encoding uncharacterized protein wu:fi75a02 isoform X1, with the translated sequence MPSSATGANPQPSLYQDLLLMSCRETKSRDIGSEGMLYSLPDAQTQDNGPLCLETEREFTQTSSELKGSALGINPGPNNTCFQAATEEVSMVKTRGWEPPTFPPAPPAGPTGEQLGALERFLVAHQTEMKRLLTGALGSLSQRLEAVEQRMEQLHAQSTTHGKSLSLLHSEMNNLHKDIIQGSSRTLLKGNVRPASTCEKVSDEPKEDTEISKASSQSVSSVTCTETPEESKVTVYSLTTMVSSPCRPDLDENTEGPSSIVFDKNLPGHEEESSAQCELLQDDYSHISKCQDPNMEVEHKGSDERKDGIEISQRFNTVALTVSPKASKGIVHPWTTIISSQDSPLDIRHAETSSGQSECMQNNNTSVPGFQELDTGLENEPRHIVSRSLCISVQSNTDNSFSQGLQCSSKPYSTEGLEAGPPCHCEYVASCVCLQKSTQPNLPSFTAEDTDCSRDLNGSAICSSSETADQLTVSAGQLALLSHSTKDSDEIGSNCITQIAHSPAEQLGSQTTANKLKTNCVHLITCLANGQNETKSDLPLFKKGLTLLDGGAASDEVLLASVGDTLSPSAEKGSKEYGKKLKEISKHMSLQNFSRNGTIPYLRIKFPNHGKFPVLVPNSHHLLVTSVVPSVNSYNAYQTTRKLLLPLTDSKWPTPKNGLSKILQPGILSYHSISKLLKELSDTACRLMPFSPSTDVVSTRTVYRRAGSKFKHHCRKNRYACSWTLQKAPDGLSLTFPELDPSKPWQPLVMLEETTQPFFSQSGALVQTFHAPSLQRLVNIDAAQHPNLTQEFQAVTRFPISILSKGNFSGAGLSTVLAMSSPASFRFWFRHRCLSCPLTSFSQCSVKMVMRQIVEQSTCHPLRPLVDCTGPPGLDNDHCYARRSSQEASPSRKKASARNSSLPSSPRRLTKVLLTSEWNTVHPVQHGSSPKCLDRPPTEPVQNFAISVADVKHPCLHSRSSSKESKQVSSPLVGLYDSETSAQPGHRSKRVSQIRIRKTVPKPDNNLTPMGLPKPKRLKKKEFSLEEIYTNKNYKSPTPNRSLETIFEEPKEKNGTLVCIGQQKRKRVLDFPDFTLPRKRRAKANLTSLRMKGPRGRARRGKNEDADLDVMLIERLSELEEFFSRQGLED